A window of Vigna unguiculata cultivar IT97K-499-35 chromosome 4, ASM411807v1, whole genome shotgun sequence contains these coding sequences:
- the LOC114180880 gene encoding F-box/LRR-repeat protein At3g26922-like, whose amino-acid sequence MAWTGICRRRILWQVKQMLLAKKDEPIDNINDLPLSVLFHILESMDVKHAVQTCVLSKQWKELWKGMATFSMKSTRFKRVIDFNKFVSQFLSLRDSSISLSKVEVVLHRSSHVKKLNRIITYAALHHVQQMSLHLCFYMLDSKFPSFNLPCSSLVYLHLTHKHFCHPVLKFPNFLLLPALEVLHLENLCFSASYSDYAEPFSCYNSLQTLILKDCSLYKFDTEELLISNYNLSSLSLHHLNRTPYKFFLSTPILSFLTVTGQSYLCNLSVEHSKVGSWLKQFANVKELTLPDAAVGFILEVLSKHNLVETQIACFPKLESLKLIKDMHSVTSDEAVDTMVKYIHKNCPLARVDFINEK is encoded by the exons atggCATGGACGGGGATATGCCGGAGACGAATACTATGGcag GTTAAGCAGATGTTACTGGCGAAGAAGGACGAGCCAATAGACAACATCAATGACTTACCTTTAAGTGTTCTGTTCCACATACTGGAATCCATGGACGTAAAGCATGCAGTGCAGACTTGTGTCTTGTCAAAACAATGGAAGGAGCTTTGGAAGGGTATGGCTACTTTCTCTATGAAGTCCACAAGGTTTAAAAGGGTCAttgattttaacaaatttgtgtCTCAATTTCTTTCTCTTCGAGATTCTTCAATCTCTTTGTCTAAAGTTGAAGTTGTTCTACACCGTTCTTCTCATGTCAAGAAGCTGAACAGGATCATCACATATGCTGCGTTGCATCATGTTCAGCAAATGTCACTGCATCTTTGTTTCTATATGTTGGATTCCAAATTCCCTTCATTCAACCTTCCATGTTCATCTTTGGTTTATCTTCATCTTACCCATAAGCACTTTTGTCATCCTGTGTTGAAATTTCCAAACTTTCTCCTTCTGCCAGCGTTAGAAGTGTTGCATCTTGAAAATCTTTGTTTCAGTGCAAGTTACAGCGATTATGCAGAACCCTTTTCGTGTTATAACTCGCTGCAAACTTTGATCCTTAAAGATTGTTCTTTATACAAATTTGATACTGAAGAACTGCTCATATCTAATTATAATCTTTCCAGTCTCAGTCTGCACCATTTGAACAGAACACCTTACAAATTTTTTCTTTCGACTCCAATTCTTAGTTTTCTAACTGTGACGGGTCAAAGTTATCTCTGCAATCTTTCAGTAGAACATAGTAAAGTTGGATCCTGGTTGAAGCAGTTTGCTAATGTAAAAGAACTAACACTCCCTGATGCTGCCGTTGGATTTATTTTAGAG GTTCTGTCAAAGCATAATTTAGTGGAAACTCAAATTGCTTGTTTTCCAAAATTAGAGTCATTGAAACTGATAAAGGATATGCACAGTGTAACGTCTGATGAAGCTGTAGACACGATGGTGAAGTATATACATAAGAACTGTCCATTAGCTAGAGTTGATTTTATAAATGAGAAATGA